One window of the Zea mays cultivar B73 chromosome 3, Zm-B73-REFERENCE-NAM-5.0, whole genome shotgun sequence genome contains the following:
- the LOC100273782 gene encoding Probable arabinosyltransferase ARAD1 (The RefSeq protein has 1 substitution compared to this genomic sequence) — MAGKQFPSPAHSRSASASSRRLLAAVAASLILLTASYFLLLSPSSHRSAPAILANPSATTSFLASLDRFLSDPHPSASAAAPVELDAAIRVQEDARLYGDPTWPAPAAGLLRVYVYEMPSKFTYDLLRLFRDSYRDTDNLTSNGSPVHRLIEQHSIDYWLWADLIALDSQRLLKSVIRVQQQEEADIFYVPFFTTISYFLLEKQECKALYREALKWVTDQPAWQRSEGRDHVIPVHHPWSFKSVRRSVKKAIWLLPDMDSTGNWYKPGQVYLEKDVILPYVPNVDLCDHKCVLETQSKRSILLFFRGRLKRNAGGKIRSKLVEELKSAKDIVIEEGSTGAQGKAAAQDGMRKSFFCLSPAGDTPSSARLFDAIVTGCIPVIISDELELPFEGILDYREIALFVSASDAVQPGWLLKYLRGINAKRIREIQSNLVKYSRHFLYSSPAQPLGPEDLTWRMIAGKLVNIKLQIRRSQRLVKESRSICTCECRVGNTTRML, encoded by the exons ATGGCCGGGAAGCAGTTCCCCTCCCCGGCGCACTCGCGCTCCGCCTCAGCCTCCTCCCGCCGACTcctcgccgccgtcgccgcctccCTCATACTCCTCACAGCTTCCTACTTCCTCCTCCTCTCCCCATCCTCGCACCGATCCGCCCCAGCCATCCTCGCGAACCCTAGCGCCACCACATCCTTCCTCGCCTCCCTCGACCGCTTCCTCTCCGATCCGCATCCCTCTGCCTCCGCCGCCGCTCCCGTAGAACTTGACGCCGCGATCCGGGTCCAGGAGGATGCCCGTCTCTACGGGGACCCCACATGGCCCGCGCCGGCCGCGGGGCTGCTCAGGGTCTACGTTTACGAGATGCCGAGCAAGTTCACGTACGATCTTCTGAGGTTGTTCAGGGATTCCTACCGGGACACCGACAACCTCACGTCCAATGGGAGCCCCGTGCACCGCCTCATCGAGCAG CATTCTATTGACTACTGGCTATGGGCGGATCTCATCGCACTTGATTCACAGAGACTTTTGAAGAGTGTTATTAGGgttcagcagcaagaagaagccgACATTTTCTATGTGCCATTCTTCACGACAATCAGTTATTTCTTGCTGGAGAAACAAGAATGCAAGGCACTTTATAGG GAAGCTTTGAAATGGGTCACAGATCAGCCTGCTTGGCAACGTTCAGAAGGCAGGGATCATGTCATTCCTGTTCATCATCCATGGTCATTTAAGTCAGTCCGGAGATCTGTCAAGAAAGCAATATGGCTTCTACCTGATATGGACTCCACCGGGAACTG GTATAAACCTGGACAAGTATATCTAGAAAAGGATGTCATCCTTCCATATGTTCCAAACGTTGATCTTTGTGATCACAAGTGTGTATTAGAAACTCAATCCAAAAGGAGTATATTGCTGTTCTTTCGAGGAAGACTGAAGAGAAATGCT GGAGGAAAGATCCGCAGTAAACTTGTAGAGGAACTTAAAAGTGCAAAAGACATAGTTATAGAAGAAGGTTCTACTGGAGCTCAGGGAAAAGCAGCAGCTCAGGATGGCATGCGCAAGTCTTTCTTTTGCTTGAGTCCGGCTGGGGATACCCCATCTTCTGCTCGCCTGTTTGATGCAATCGTTAGTGGTTGTATCCCAGTTATAATTAGTGATGAACTGGAGCTTCCATTTGAAGGAATACTTGACTATAGGGAG ATAGCATTGTTTGTTTCAGCAAGTGATGCTGTGCAACCGGGCTGGCTCTTGAAATACCTAAGAGGAATCAATGCCAAAAGAATAAGAGAAATTCAGTCTAATCTTGTGAAG TATTCAAGACATTTTCTGTATTCAAGTCCTGCCCAACCTCTCGGACCAGAAGACCTTACATGGAGAATG ATTGCTGGTAAGCTGGTAAATATCAAGTTGCAGATTCGGCGTTCTCAACGTTTGGTCAAAGAGTCAAGGAGCATATGTACATGTGAATGTAGAGTTGGGAACACCACGAGAATGCTTTGA
- the LOC100273782 gene encoding probable arabinosyltransferase ARAD1 isoform X1, with product MARAGRGAAQGLRLRDAEQVHVRSSEVVQGFLPGHRQPHVQWEPRAPPHRAGGRAHSIDYWLWADLIALDSQRLLKSVIRVQQQEEADIFYVPFFTTISYFLLEKQECKALYREALKWVTDQPAWQRSEGRDHVIPVHHPWSFKSVRRSVKKAIWLLPDMDSTGNWYKPGQVYLEKDVILPYVPNVDLCDHKCVLETQSKRSILLFFRGRLKRNAGGKIRSKLVEELKSAKDIVIEEGSTGAQGKAAAQDGMRKSFFCLSPAGDTPSSARLFDAIVSGCIPVIISDELELPFEGILDYREIALFVSASDAVQPGWLLKYLRGINAKRIREIQSNLVKYSRHFLYSSPAQPLGPEDLTWRMIAGKLVNIKLQIRRSQRLVKESRSICTCECRVGNTTRML from the exons ATGGCCCGCGCCGGCCGCGGGGCTGCTCAGGGTCTACGTTTACGAGATGCCGAGCAAGTTCACGTACGATCTTCTGAGGTTGTTCAGGGATTCCTACCGGGACACCGACAACCTCACGTCCAATGGGAGCCCCGTGCACCGCCTCATCGAGCAGGTGGGCGTGCG CATTCTATTGACTACTGGCTATGGGCGGATCTCATCGCACTTGATTCACAGAGACTTTTGAAGAGTGTTATTAGGgttcagcagcaagaagaagccgACATTTTCTATGTGCCATTCTTCACGACAATCAGTTATTTCTTGCTGGAGAAACAAGAATGCAAGGCACTTTATAGG GAAGCTTTGAAATGGGTCACAGATCAGCCTGCTTGGCAACGTTCAGAAGGCAGGGATCATGTCATTCCTGTTCATCATCCATGGTCATTTAAGTCAGTCCGGAGATCTGTCAAGAAAGCAATATGGCTTCTACCTGATATGGACTCCACCGGGAACTG GTATAAACCTGGACAAGTATATCTAGAAAAGGATGTCATCCTTCCATATGTTCCAAACGTTGATCTTTGTGATCACAAGTGTGTATTAGAAACTCAATCCAAAAGGAGTATATTGCTGTTCTTTCGAGGAAGACTGAAGAGAAATGCT GGAGGAAAGATCCGCAGTAAACTTGTAGAGGAACTTAAAAGTGCAAAAGACATAGTTATAGAAGAAGGTTCTACTGGAGCTCAGGGAAAAGCAGCAGCTCAGGATGGCATGCGCAAGTCTTTCTTTTGCTTGAGTCCGGCTGGGGATACCCCATCTTCTGCTCGCCTGTTTGATGCAATCGTTAGTGGTTGTATCCCAGTTATAATTAGTGATGAACTGGAGCTTCCATTTGAAGGAATACTTGACTATAGGGAG ATAGCATTGTTTGTTTCAGCAAGTGATGCTGTGCAACCGGGCTGGCTCTTGAAATACCTAAGAGGAATCAATGCCAAAAGAATAAGAGAAATTCAGTCTAATCTTGTGAAG TATTCAAGACATTTTCTGTATTCAAGTCCTGCCCAACCTCTCGGACCAGAAGACCTTACATGGAGAATG ATTGCTGGTAAGCTGGTAAATATCAAGTTGCAGATTCGGCGTTCTCAACGTTTGGTCAAAGAGTCAAGGAGCATATGTACATGTGAATGTAGAGTTGGGAACACCACGAGAATGCTTTGA
- the LOC541980 gene encoding histone-lysine N-methyltransferase, H3 lysine-9 specific SUVH1 isoform X1 encodes MNGPSNFMPTPEQDVLDVKPLRTLAPMFPAPLGVNTFNHSTTPPLIFVTPSGQFQGGFGDWNNSAAKSFFAFSSKDARGGKADTFSDQNTGTGKAATFGDQDAFGSQNVFASDHSTGTGKAATFGDQDAFGSQNVATGVQDAAKGQTATDWTDVSANPNGPIDAIAISAYRSTQPNVISLDDDDDDDDDEPYAANKTSASGRKIKRPSHLSGYNVSDALVSDSSNSMKVKRPKSSHGKAAADNEHALLPPSEDPREIVEAVLMTFEALRRRHLQLDEAQETSKRADLKASAILMSSNIRANPGKRIGVVPGVEIGDIFYFRMELCIIGLHAPSMAGIDYMTAKFGDEDDSVAICIVAAGGYDNNDDDTDVLVYSGSGGNSKNSEEKHDQKLERGNLALERSLSRKNVIRVVRGYKDPGCLTGKVYIYDGLYRIHESWKEKTKSGIFCFKYKLLREPGQPDGVAIWKMSQKWVQNPLTRGSVLNPDLSSGAENLPVCLVNDIDSDEVPHHFTYTTQVEHLKPLSSVKPLQGCRCLSVCLPGDANCCCAQRNGGSLPYSSSGLLVCRKTMVYECGESCRCSFNCRNRVTQKGVRIHFEVFKTGNRGWGLRSWDAIRAGSFICEYVGEVIDDANINLNDIEDDYIFQMSCPGERTLKWNFGPELIGEQSTNVSADTFETLPIKISAKRIGNISRFMNHSCAPNVFWQPVQFDHEDDHRPHIMFFALKHIPPMTELTYDYGDVGADPSGVRSPRAKNCLCESSNCRGFFI; translated from the coding sequence ATGAACGGTCCATCGAATTTCATGCCTACTCCTGAACAGGATGTTCTGGACGTCAAGCCCTTGAGGACATTGGCTCCAATGTTCCCTGCTCCTCTGGGTGTCAATACATTTAACCACTCAACCACGCCACCATTGATATTTGTCACTCCTTCTGGACAATTTCAAGGGGGTTTTGGTGATTGGAATAATTCTGCTGCCAAATCATTTTTCGCTTTCAGCAGCAAGGATGCTCGTGGAGGCAAGGCTGATACATTTAGTGATCAGAATACTGGTACTGGCAAGGCTGCCACTTTTGGTGATCAGGATGCTTTTGGCAGCCAGAATGTTTTTGCTAGTGATCACAGTACTGGTACTGGCAAGGCTGCCACTTTTGGTGATCAGGATGCTTTTGGCAGCCAGAATGTCGCCACTGGTGTGCAGGATGCTGCGAAAGGCCAGACTGCAACAGATTGGACAGATGTGAGTGCCAATCCTAATGGCCCAATTGATGCCATTGCCATTTCAGCTTACAGGTCAACACAGCCTAATGTTATATCactggatgatgatgatgacgacgacgatgatgagccTTATGCTGCTAACAAGACATCAGCATCTGGACGCAAGATCAAGAGGCCATCCCACCTCAGCGGATACAATGTGAGTGATGCTTTGGTAAGTGACAGCTCCAACAGCATGAAGGTTAAGCGCCCCAAATCCTCTCACGGGAAAGCTGCTGCTGACAACGAGCATGCCTTGCTTCCACCTTCTGAGGATCCCAGGGAAATTGTGGAGGCAGTTCTCATGACCTTTGAGGCGTTGCGGCGTAGGCATCTCCAATTGGATGAGGCACAAGAGACTAGCAAGCGTGCAGATCTGAAGGCTAGTGCTATCTTGATGTCCAGTAATATCAGGGCTAACCCTGGGAAGAGGATAGGGGTTGTTCCTGGAGTTGAAATAGGGGACATTTTCTACTTCAGGATGGAGCTATGTATTATTGGGCTGCATGCTCCTAGCATGGCCGGAATTGACTATATGACTGCCAAGTTTGGTGACGAGGATGATTCTGTTGCAATATGTATTGTTGCTGCAGGTGGTTATGACAATAATGATGATGATACAGATGTACTGGTTTACAGTGGTTCAGGAGGTAATAGCAAGAACAGTGAGGAGAAGCATGACCAGAAGCTTGAGAGGGGCAACCTGGCTCTTGAGAGGAGCTTGTCCAGAAAAAATGTAATCCGTGTGGTTCGGGGCTATAAGGATCCAGGTTGCTTGACTGGGAAGGTTTATATTTATGATGGCCTCTATAGGATTCACGAGTCATGGAAGGAGAAAACGAAGAGTGGAATATTTTGTTTTAAGTACAAGCTGCTGCGAGAGCCAGGACAACCTGATGGGGTTGCAATCTGGAAGATGTCCCAGAAATGGGTACAAAATCCACTGACTAGAGGCAGTGTTTTAAATCCTGATCTATCATCTGGTGCAGAAAATCTTCCAGTGTGTCTTGTTAATGACATTGACAGTGATGAAGTGCCACACCATTTCACATATACCACTCAGGTCGAACACTTGAAACCACTCAGTTCTGTGAAGCCTTTACAGGGTTGCAGATGCCTTAGTGTTTGTCTGCCTGGTGATGCCAACTGCTGCTGTGCACAGCGTAATGGAGGCAGCTTACCTTACAGCTCATCAGGACTGCTTGTATGCCGCAAGACTATGGTTTATGAATGTGGTGAATCCTGTCGGTGTTCTTTCAATTGTCGTAACAGAGTGACCCAGAAAGGAGTTAGGATCCACTTTGAGGTCTTTAAGACGGGAAATCGAGGCTGGGGTCTTCGTTCGTGGGACGCTATACGGGCTGGTTCATTTATATGCGAGTATGTTGGTGAGGTTATTGATGATGCTAACATTAATCTGAATGATATTGAAGATGATTATATATTTCAGATGTCGTGTCCTGGTGAGAGGACATTAAAATGGAATTTTGGACCTGAATTGATAGGGGAGCAAAGCACAAATGTTTCTGCTGATACCTTTGAGACTCTACCCATTAAGATAAGTGCTAAAAGAATAGGAAACATATCACGTTTCATGAACCATAGTTGTGCTCCTAACGTATTTTGGCAGCCAGTTCAGTTTGACCATGAAGATGATCATCGCCCACATATCATGTTCTTTGCTTTGAAGCATATTCCTCCCATGACAGAGTTGACTTATGACTATGGTGACGTTGGAGCTGATCCTAGTGGTGTACGGTCTCCTAGAGCAAAGAACTGCCTTTGTGAATCCTCAAATTGTCGGGGATTCTTTATCTGA
- the LOC100283231 gene encoding serine-type endopeptidase inhibitor precursor, which translates to MPPARFVHLILLATLSLLLAQTLASSSPAPASAATAGEPGDPCAAAVADGDGDVPLCPVRCFRPDPVCGADGVTYWCGCPEAACAGARVARRGYCEVGAGSAPVSGQALLLVHIVWLFVLGAAVLLGFL; encoded by the coding sequence ATGCCGCCCGCCCGCTTCGTCCACCTCATCCTCCTCGCGACGCTTTCGCTCCTCCTCGCGCAGACCCTGGCCTCCTCGTCCCCCGCGCCCGCCTCCGCCGCCACGGCGGGGGAGCCCGGCGACCCCTGCGCGGCCGCCGTCGCGGACGGGGACGGCGACGTCCCGCTGTGCCCGGTGCGGTGCTTCCGGCCGGACCCGGTCTGCGGCGCCGACGGGGTCACGTACTGGTGCGGCTGCCCCGAGGCAGCATGCGCGGGCGCCCGCGTGGCTCGGCGCGGCTACTGCGAGGTCGGCGCCGGCTCCGCGCCCGTCTCGGGCCAGGCGCTGCTGCTCGTCCACATCGTCTGGCTCTTCGTGCTCGGCGCCGCCGTCCTCCTCGGCTTCCTTTGA